The Platichthys flesus chromosome 18, fPlaFle2.1, whole genome shotgun sequence genome includes a window with the following:
- the hlx1 gene encoding H2.0-like homeobox protein isoform X1, with amino-acid sequence MYTAGLNPFYASNFSLWSAYCAGGFAVDTIKKPSFCIADILQAGDAENIPGSSALVVHMGHHHHHHRAQQGHSGGSPLRPSPVAPEPYGARMSPASPYHRHGLQLTSVSRTAFTSQQAPPPSSKDLKFGIDRILSTDFDPKGKEQLSLRDLTSIVSLNRQSGIHIPVQPPASQYFSSIDPGMSDASSMMSSLGSSSSSRHSGQHQFQDTFPGPYAVLTKDTMPQTYKRKRSWSRAVFSNLQRKGLEKRFEIQKYVTKPDRKQLAAMLGLTDAQVKVWFQNRRMKWRHSKEAQAQKDKEKDEKPEKGASEPGSREPKEPEESECESGEGRSECDSDEAPEEENSDGHLDASELHKTSVIISGGAPACSAPAAATATDTAASSQVLI; translated from the exons ATGTACACGGCCGGGCTCAACCCGTTCTACGCGTCAAACTTCAGCCTCTGGTCCGCGTACTGCGCGGGGGGCTTCGCTGTGGATACGATCAAGAAGCCGTCGTTTTGCATCGCAGACATCTTGCAGGCCGGAGATGCGGAGAACATCCCGGGATCGTCGGCCCTCGTGGTGCACATGggacaccaccaccaccaccaccgtgcGCAGCAGGGACACTCCGGCGGCTCTCCGCTGCGTCCCTCCCCGGTGGCGCCGGAGCCGTACGGCGCGCGGATGAGTCCGGCGTCTCCGTACCACAGACACGGACTACAGTTGACCTCAGTGTCCAGAACTGCATTTACCTCCCAGCAAGCTCCGCCGCCCTCCAGCAAAGACCTCAAATTCGGAATTGATCGGATATTGTCGACGGACTTTGACCCAAAAGGAAAAGAACAGTTGTCGTTAAGAG ATCTCACGTCCATCGTTAGCTTGAACCGTCAGTCAGGGATCCACATCCCCGTTCAGCCTCCGGCCAGCCAGTACTTCTCCTCCATAGACCCCGGGATGAGCGACGCGTCCTCCATGATGAGTTCActaggcagcagcagcagcagcagacactcAGGCCAGCATCAGTTTCAGGACACCTTCCCAG GTCCCTACGCCGTCCTCACGAAAGACACAATGCCACAGACGTACAAGAGGAAGAGGTCGTGGTCGAGGGCCGTGTTCtcaaacctgcagaggaaaggACTGGAGAAGAGGTTTGAGATTCAGAAGTACGTCACCAAGCCGGACAGAAAGCAGCTGGCTGCGATGCTCGGCCTCACGGACGCTCAG GTGAAGGTGTGGTTCCAGAACAGGCGGATGAAGTGGAGACACTCCAAAGAGGCCCAGGCGCAGAAGGACAAGGAGAAGGACGAGAAGCCGGAGAAGGGCGCGTCGGAGCCGGGCAGCAGGGAGCCCAAAGAGCCGGAGGAGTCCGAGTGTGAGAGCGGCGAGGGCCGGAGCGAGTGCGACTCGGACGAGGCCCCGGAGGAGGAGAACTCCGACGGACACTTGGACGCTTCCGAGCTCCATAAAACCAGCGTGATCATCAGCGGGGGCGCGCCGGCCTGCAGTGCACCGGCGGCGGCCACGGCCACAGACACAGCGGCCTCCTCTCAGGTGCTAATATGA
- the hlx1 gene encoding H2.0-like homeobox protein isoform X2: MYTAGLNPFYASNFSLWSAYCAGGFAVDTIKKPSFCIADILQAGDAENIPGSSALVVHMGHHHHHHRAQQGHSGGSPLRPSPVAPEPYGARMSPASPYHRHGLQLTSVSRTAFTSQQAPPPSSKDLKFGIDRILSTDFDPKGKEQLSLRGPYAVLTKDTMPQTYKRKRSWSRAVFSNLQRKGLEKRFEIQKYVTKPDRKQLAAMLGLTDAQVKVWFQNRRMKWRHSKEAQAQKDKEKDEKPEKGASEPGSREPKEPEESECESGEGRSECDSDEAPEEENSDGHLDASELHKTSVIISGGAPACSAPAAATATDTAASSQVLI; encoded by the exons ATGTACACGGCCGGGCTCAACCCGTTCTACGCGTCAAACTTCAGCCTCTGGTCCGCGTACTGCGCGGGGGGCTTCGCTGTGGATACGATCAAGAAGCCGTCGTTTTGCATCGCAGACATCTTGCAGGCCGGAGATGCGGAGAACATCCCGGGATCGTCGGCCCTCGTGGTGCACATGggacaccaccaccaccaccaccgtgcGCAGCAGGGACACTCCGGCGGCTCTCCGCTGCGTCCCTCCCCGGTGGCGCCGGAGCCGTACGGCGCGCGGATGAGTCCGGCGTCTCCGTACCACAGACACGGACTACAGTTGACCTCAGTGTCCAGAACTGCATTTACCTCCCAGCAAGCTCCGCCGCCCTCCAGCAAAGACCTCAAATTCGGAATTGATCGGATATTGTCGACGGACTTTGACCCAAAAGGAAAAGAACAGTTGTCGTTAAGAG GTCCCTACGCCGTCCTCACGAAAGACACAATGCCACAGACGTACAAGAGGAAGAGGTCGTGGTCGAGGGCCGTGTTCtcaaacctgcagaggaaaggACTGGAGAAGAGGTTTGAGATTCAGAAGTACGTCACCAAGCCGGACAGAAAGCAGCTGGCTGCGATGCTCGGCCTCACGGACGCTCAG GTGAAGGTGTGGTTCCAGAACAGGCGGATGAAGTGGAGACACTCCAAAGAGGCCCAGGCGCAGAAGGACAAGGAGAAGGACGAGAAGCCGGAGAAGGGCGCGTCGGAGCCGGGCAGCAGGGAGCCCAAAGAGCCGGAGGAGTCCGAGTGTGAGAGCGGCGAGGGCCGGAGCGAGTGCGACTCGGACGAGGCCCCGGAGGAGGAGAACTCCGACGGACACTTGGACGCTTCCGAGCTCCATAAAACCAGCGTGATCATCAGCGGGGGCGCGCCGGCCTGCAGTGCACCGGCGGCGGCCACGGCCACAGACACAGCGGCCTCCTCTCAGGTGCTAATATGA
- the slc35f6 gene encoding solute carrier family 35 member F6, which translates to MAWTKYQLLLAGLMLTTGSINTLSAKWADMFSAKGCRGDPEHGFSHPFVQAVGMFLGEFSCLAVFYLVLCHDRRRPEPKVNPGQSFNPLLFFPPAMCDMLATSIMYVALNMTSASSFQMLRGAVIVFTGLLSTAFLGRRLVPSQWLGIFITILGLVIVGLSDFLTGHRDDEHKLSEVITGDLLIIMAQIIVSVQMVLEEKFVYKHDVHPLRAVGTEGFFGFLVLSLLLIPMYFIHVGDFSNNPRGVLEDALDAFCQIGHQPLIILALLGNTVSIAFFNFAGISVTKEISATTRMVLDSLRTLVIWVVSLALGWEHFQGLQVLGFLVLLLGTGLYNGLHRPLLARIPCCAGLVSEAEESNPGERERLVNDGTLEGGDES; encoded by the exons ATGGCCTGGACTAAATACCAGCTGCTCCTTGCGGGACTGATGCTCACAACTGGATCGATCAACACATTATCTGCGAA ATGGGCCGATATGTTCTCGGCAAAGGGCTGCCGCGGTGACCCCGAACATGGATTCTCTCACCCGTTCGTACAG GCGGTGGGGATGTTCCTGGGGGAGTTcagctgtctggccgtcttctACCTCGTACTGTGCCACGACAGACGCAGACCAGAGCCCAAGGTGAACCCGGGGCAGAGCTTCaaccctctcctcttcttcccccccGCCATGTGCGACATGTTGGCCACCTCCATCATGTATGTTG cacTCAACATGACGAGCGCCTCCAGCTTCCAGATGCTGCGCGGAGCCGTCATCGTGTTCACCGGCCTGCTCTCTACGGCTTTCCTGGGGCGTCGCCTGGTACCCAGCCAGTGGCTCggcatcttcatcaccatcctgGGCCTGGTGATCGTGGGCCTCTCCGACTTCCTCACCGGCCACAGAGACGACGAGCACAAACTCAGTGAGGTCATCACAG GAGACCTTCTGATCATCATGGCTCAGATCATCGTCTCGGTGCAGATGGTCCTGGAGGAGAAGTTTGTCTACAAGCACGACGTCCATCCCCTTCGTGCTGTCGGTACTGAAG GTTTCTTTGGTTTCCTCGTCCTGTCGCTGTTGCTCATCCCCATGTATTTCATCCATGTGGGCGACTTCAGCAACAACCCTCGGGGGGTGCTGGAGGACGCGCTGGACGCCTTCTGCCAGATCGGACACCAGCCCCTCATCATCTTGGCTCTGCTGGGCAACACGGTCAGCATCGCCTTCTTCAACTTCGCCGGCATCAGCGTCACCAAAGAGATCAGCGCCACCACCCGCATGGTGCTGGACAGCCTGCGCACGCTGGTCATCTGGGTGGTGAGCCTGGCGCTGGGCTGGGAGCACTTCCAGGGCCTTCAGGTCCTGGGCTTCCTGGTCCTGCTGCTGGGCACGGGGCTCTACAACGGACTGcaccgccccctgctggccaggATACCGTGCTGCGCTGGCCTTGTGAGCGAGGCTGAGGAGAGCAAcccaggagaaagagagagactggtgAACGACGGCACGCTGGAGGGGGGTGACGAGAGCTAA